The Nitrososphaerales archaeon DNA window CTTGAGGATCCTTGGCACCTCAGGGTTGTACTTCCGTTCCACATACTTCTCGAATTCTGAGATGACCAGTTCGTTGGCGGCAGCGTCCGTGTCCTCGAGTATCGATAGGTCATCCTTGCCCAACCCCGCTATCTTCGCTACCTCTCTCATCGACTTCTCGAAGAGTTGTTCCATTCGGCTCCCGTCGGCGCGGGATGCTTTAACCATCTCGCACCTCTAGGCACGCTTTTCTAAGGCGGGGTGGCCATTGCTACTGTGCGGATCGAGCGTTCCGGAGACCTGATCTTCTGGACTTACCACATGGTCGATTGGAAGAAGACTAGCCAGGAGCCTTCGGGGGTGAAGTGCGTGCAATGCGGAGGAGAGATGATGAAGGTTGAGCCCGTGACAGACAGCAAGGGGGCACGGTACGACGGACTTGTCTGCCACATATGCAAGAGGGTCATTTGGGTGAAGGACACCTAGGATGCCTTCGGTGCCCTCCTTCTGAACTCCATTTTCTCGACTCTCTTCAGCCAATTGCAGTTAGGACAAAGAACTTGGAGCTTCATGGGAGCGAGCACAGGATTCTTTGAGTAGAACTCCAACATCTTCAAGCTACTCCCCAAGGACCTAACCTCTGTAGATCCGTCCCCATCCTTGTGGTCAAACTGGAGTATCTTCTTGTCAGTACAACCGTAGGGACAACCCGCTCCGTCATGCCCAACACAGTGTGGCCCTCCGAGAATGTCGAATAGTTTCTCCCTGAGCAGCAGCCGCGCCTGAGTCCTCTGCTCGCTAATTCGAGCTTGGTTCATAAGACGGTATTGTTTCTTGCGGGCGAGAACCTCGGCACGATGAGCAGTATTGTATCTTCTAACCCCCATAAGGCGGTCTTCCCGATGGGCTTTGTAGTATTCTCTTTCATAGTGTTTCCTGCAGACCCCCTTGCAGTAGAGGGATTCACCGCAACCTAGTATCGTGCAAGTTGGTTTGTTCGAAATAACTCCTGGTCAGCTCTTCTCTCTAAATCCCTCACCATACTTAAACGGCCTCCCGATGTTCTTCTCCAGTTTCTTCAAGAATACCTCGTCCAGGTTGGCCTTAGGGTCGATGAGTCTCGAGGCGTCCAGTACGTAGAAGATCACGTCTATCAGCTCCTCGATGGTCTCCTCGGTCGGCTTGCCCTTCTTCCAAGAGTCCCCAGCTTCGCCGAGCTCTATGAAGGCGAAGAGCAGTTTGTTGGGAATCTCTTCGGACTTGTTTCCGAAACCCTTCGCAACGACAAGCTCACCTACCTTCTTCTTCGCCTCCTCGAGAGAGGGCACGCTTAGAGCCGCCCCTCGGAGGGCTAAGAAGCTTTTCGCTTGGGCGCCACGACCGTTCGATAGTACTTGCACGCGCCCGTTAGACTACATTCGCCGCATCGCGGGCCTATCGGTTTGCACGTGGTCTGCCCGAAGCGGACGAAGAGGTCGTTGAGGTCGAGCCAGTAATTCTTGGGAACCGTTCGCGCGAGCTCGGCTTCGGTGTCCTCCGGCTTCTTCGTGTTCACAAGGCCGAGCCTGTTCGAGATTCGGTGTACGTGTGTGTCAACCGGGATAGCGGGCGTGTTGAAAGCGTATACCAAGACACAGTTGGCTGTCTTCCTTCCCACTGAGTGAAGCTTGAGAAGGTCGTCCATGTCGTCTGGGACCTTTCCGCCGAAGTCGTCGAGGAGTTGTCTGGAGACCCGGATGATGTTCTTTGCCTTCACGTTGTAGAACCCAGACGGCCGTATCAGCCTCTTCACTGTCGAGACTCTGGCGTGCGCGAGCTGCTGGGGGGTCTTGTATCGTGAAAACAGGTTTTCAACTGCCCTCGTTGTGTTTTCATCGCGCGTCCTGTGGGAGAGTATAGTCCCGATCAGAATCCGGAACGGGTCTCCCTCCTCGGACTCCTGGAGGTTCGCCAGTGCTGTCGCTCGGGTATCTTCCGAGCCGTACACCATCTTTCTGATCCTGGACAGGATGGTTGAAATCCTCAGCCCTGTTCGACCGTCCATGGCTCCTTGCGGTACCAGGCAGCAATATCCTCGCATGTCTGCTTCAGCCCGAACTGGGGCGCGTAGCCGAGCTTGGTCCAGCTCTCTTGTGCTCCGATTGTGAGTGCAGCCTTGAGCTGGTCGGATGCGTATGGATTAAGCTGGCCCTTGGACATCAACCCCTGCCTCTTTACGACTACGCTCTTCCCCAACGCTTCGGCAATCCCCTTCGCGAGCATCTCAGGTGCCGCATCGAAAGACTTCAGGAGGTACACAGTACCCGAGGGTGACTGGCCCGTCGCGGCACGGTACATAGCCTGCGCGATGTCTCTCGGGTGCGAGAACGACATCTCCTTCGATTCGGGGAGGGTGACCTTCCCGGATTCGACCATCCGAAGCAGTGGCACAGTAAGTATTCGGTCTCTTGAGCCTACAGCCCTCGCAGACCTGATTATGACGATCCTCGGCTCCTGACTCCGTTTCGCGAACTCCAGGAGAGCCCTATCCGCTTGTAGCTTCGACACTTGGTAGGCGCCTGATGGCCTGGGTTCGGCTGAGTCTGTGACTTCGCCCACCTTGAACCCGTAAACGTCGAGAGTGCTAAGATGGACTACGGTCTTCACCTTCATCTCCTGGGCGACCTCCAGCATGTTCATGATTCCCTCCGCGTTGACCCTGTAGTCGTCAGTAGCCCCAGGCGGCGGCGAGGCCATGCTGTAAATCGTGTCTACACCCTCCACGGCCTCGTGAAGGGAGTGGTGGTCGAGGAGGTCCGCCTCCACGCCCTGAACGCCGTTGAGGTCCATGATCTTCAGGTGGGCGCCCTTCCTGAAGGCGCCCTTCGAAATCTCGTTCTGTTGGAAGAGGTACTCGACAACGTGGCCGCCGATGAAGCCGGTGGAGCCCATGAGGAGGTTCAAGGCCCTTCTCTCTCAGCCCGGTTTCAGGATGCCCCGAGGTGCGTGTGGGCGTGCTTCTCGTCCTTCGGTGGCTTCGCCTCGAATTCGCCCTTCACGAGCTTCAGCTGGAGGTCCTCCTCGAACTTGTCTACGTCACCGGTGAGCTGTTTTATCGTCTTCTTCGCGCTGGGCGAGAGCTGAGGAGAGAAGTTCTGCCCACCAAAGCGGCCGTAGGCCACACCTGTGAACCTGACCTTCTTCCCCTTGATCTGGACGTATCCCCTGACGAGGTTGGCGACATCGCCCTCGCTGACGTAGTCCACGACCACATCGTAAGCAGGAATGCTCATGCGACCTGACCGCCCCGAAGCTGGCTTATATCCAATTCAACTTTGTGCGACATGTAGCGAGTGCCGTGCCTCGACGCGCCTCGATGTTCATTGACCAGCCAACGCCAACTTGGCGTTGACCAGCTGTTCCAGGGTAGGTCTGCCGGCGTCGACTGCCTCGAACCTCACCCTCGCCACCGGCTTCTTGATGCTGATGAGTCTGGTGAGGTCGGCAGGAGTGCCCAGGACCACGGCGTCGCACTCGACGGCGTTTATGCTCCTTTCAAGTTCCTTGAGCTGCACGTCGCTGTAGCCCAGGGCCGGAAGCACCTTGCCCAGCTTGGGGAATCTCGAATACGCCCTTCGGATTGACCCGACAGCTTTGCTCTTGGGGGAAACCAGGACGGCATGGGCAGCCTTTGCTGCGACTGCTCCCGCCCCTTCAGACAATCCACCGTGCGTTACCGACGGGCCGTCCTCCACCACCAGTACCCTCTTCCGCCTGATGAGCTCGGGTCTGTCTAGAATCGCCTCCGACCTCACCTTGACTATTCCAGCGCGAGGGTTGAGCTCCTTGCAGGACCTGACAAGCTCTTCGACTGCCCGCTTTCGGGCCATGTTCACCTTGTTGACGACAATGATATCGGCGAGCCTGACGTTGGTCTCCCCTGGATAGTACTTCGATTCATCCCCGACCCTAATCGGGTCTGCGACAGCTATGGTCAGGTCGGGCACGTAGAAGCTGAAATCGTTGTTACCGCCGTCCCAGATGACGACGTCCCCCTCCTTCTCGGCTTCGTCCAGAATCGCCTTGTAATCCACGCCTGCGTAGACGACCAGTCCCTTCCCGATATGTCCCTCGTACTCCTCCCTCTCTTCGATTGTCGTGTGGAACCTTTCCAAGTCGCTCGGTGACTCGAACCTCTGGACGGCAACGGAGAGGTCCCCGTATGGCATCGGGTGACGCACCACGACCGGCTTCAGACTCCGCCTTTGCAGGATGTCGGCGACCTTTCTGCTGACCGTGCTCTTGCCCGCCCCAGTCCTTACGGCGACGACTGCGACGACGGGTCTGCTGGCCTTGATCATCGTGTCCGATGGCCCGAGGAGGTGGAAGCTAGCACCCTTCGACTGCGCTAATGCTGCGCGGTGCATCACGTACTCGTCGGACACGTCGCTGTAGGAGAAGAACACGTCCGTGACTCTCTCGGAGGCGATTAGGTCACCAAGCTCCTCCTCTGGATGGATGGGAATACCGTCAGGGTAAAGCGCACCAGCAAGAGACGCGGGATACACCCTGTTCGAGATGTACGGAATCTGCGTCGCCGTAAAAGCGACTACCTTGTAGTCTGGGTTGTCGCGGAAATACACATTGAAGTTATGGAAATCCCTGCCTGCTGCCCCCATGATGATTGCTCGTCTAGACAAAGCCCAGAACCCACCAGTGGCTCTCGTCGTCACCTTATATCGATTCGGACGCGAAGAATCAGGTAGCCAGGATGTTCGGCGAAACTTCTATCTCTCCGTGCTGAGATACGGGCAAAGGTTGCCGGCCATAGGTAGGCTCTTCGTCGTAACTGGCCCTTGGAGCTTCGCGATGAGCTTCGTTGCCATAACTGTCGGGACATTCGTCGCCGGCGGTCTTCGGGTCGACCCGCTGCTGTACTTCCTGTCATTGGCAATGGTCGTACCCATTCACGCGGGCGCCAACCTCCTGAACGACTGCTACGATGTGATCACAGGGGCCGACAAGCCTGGTGCGCTCGTGCTGAAGCCTCACCCGATCCTCTCCGGTATCCTCTCCTTGAAGTCGACCCTCCTGTACGCCGCAATCCTAATGGCGCTAGGAATCGCTGCGGGAATCGGACTCTACGCCCTAGGCAGGCCGTACTCCCTCGTGGTCGCCAGCGCAGCAGTCGCCCTGATGCTCTGCTACAATGTCCCCCCGCTGAGGCTGAAGGATAGGGGCCTAGGTGAGTTGCTTGTCTTCTTGGTATGGGGACCACTCATCTTCCTCGGGTCATTCTACCTGCAATCAGACACGTTTGCTTCAATGTCAGTGGTGTACTCCGTCCCAATCGGGCTTCTCGTTGCCTCCGTCCTGCTGATAGACGACATACGTGACATCGAGGAAGACACCTCGATAGGCAGAGTGACAATCCCGATCTTGTTAGGAAAGGAGAGGGCGCTCAGGCTCTATCTTTGGTTCATAGCATCGTCCTACATCATTGTGGCACTGTTCGGGGTCTACTTTGGTCGCCCATTACTGCTTCTTGTACTTCTGAGCGCCCCGGCATCTCTTGCACTCGCGAAGAGGTTCAAAACTGAGCTTCCCCGCGTAGCTCCCGACAAGATGGCTGCCAAGTTCATGATCCTCTTTGGGCTACTCTACGCTGTGGCCATTGCAATCTGAGGCCCAACCCCGCCGGCTCGCTCTCCCTGAGGCCAATCGCGGCGAGAGCGCCAAAGTCGCGTAAATTCGCCTGGGAATGACAACCACTCCCGCTCCAGCGACGCCGCGGCGGAAGACTGGGCAAACTTAAGAACGCCACAGTGGACGCGTGCACTCGATGGTTTCGCTCGTAAAGTCGAAGGAGGCGAACGGCGTCTTCTGGATAACCCTGAACAGACCCGAGAAGGCGAACGCGATAAACTTCCAGATGTGGCGCGACATCTCGGCGAAACTGGACGAGGGTACCGCTTCGAAAAAGTCCAGCGTCATAGCGATAACGGGGACGGGAAAGTACTTCTCCGCCGGCGAGGACCTCAAGGACCTCATGGGCGCGTCGAGCTTCAACGCTGCGCTCGACCTTTTTCTGGGGACGATGAGACCCGTCTTCGACAAGATATTCAGATGCGCGAAACCAGTGGTCGCGGCTGTGAACGGCGTGGCCGTTGGAGCGGGCGTGGAACTCATCTTCGCCTGCGACATGGCCGTGGCTGTTCCCAAGGCCACCTTCGCGCTTGCACAAGGAAAGCAGGGGATAGGTCCCGCGCTGGCGCTTACGCTGGGGATGGTACGCATGGGAAAGAAGAGGTTGGCTGAACTCGGCATGACAGGTCGGAGGTTTGGCGCCAAAGAGGCTGAGGATTGGGGGCTCATCAACGGTGTGGCTCGGCGAGGCCTTGAGGCAGAGGTCGAGAGGCTTGCCAAAGAAGTCGCCATGACACCCCCGACCCTCATCAGGACGATGAAGGAAGTGATGTTGAGGGAGATGACAATCCTTGGAGTCGAGAGCGCCTTCACTTCCATAGCGATGTACTCGCAGTCCGAGGAGACCAGAGAAGGAATCAACAAGTTCCTCTCTAAACGTTCCTAGCTGTCTTGTTCCTGAGTTGACTGTTTAGGGACAACCGATAAATACATTCCAGAGTCCGCTTTCGATTATGGTCAAGCCAGCTGTTCCGATTTCTTTCGACGAATTCAAGTTCTCCTTGGAGGAGATAGAGGGCTATCTCGGCGGAATCCCCGACGAGCCCGCATTTCAGAAACCGTTCGCGCCGAAGTCGTACACGCTGAAGAACGGTGAGCAGCTTATCATCAGGACTGCCGAGAAGAGCGAGGCTCCCGCGATTCTGAAGTCCCTGAAGCCCCTGATTGATTCAAAGTACGACAAGGACTTCTATCACCTCGTGGGGACGCGAACCTACGGCGAGATACTCGGCTGGTACCAGAACAGGCTCAAGGACGCGTACGTGATAGTCGCAACGAGAAAGAACGGGGAACTGGCCGGCCTCGTCGACCACAGGTACTGGGACAAGAACGTGGCGATCAGCCTCCACACTTTGGTCCTCAAGAGGGCGGAGAGGCTGGGAGTACTCCTCTACATCTCGAAGATCGAGCACGCCTTTGATGTGGTGGGCGTCAATGAATGGTGGGCCACTTTCGAGAGCCCATTCGGGTTCAGGCTGGGCTTCAGGTTCAACCACGTCACAAAGCCATGGCCCGAGATGCAGCATGAGCTGGGAGGGGCGAGGATATTCTACATCAACAGGCAGCAATGGGAGCAGTATGTGAAGCCCTTCGCGAAGGAGAAGAACTGGCTAGGAATCAGGCCGGTGGACAAGAAGACGCTGGACGCCACAAGGCCATTGAAGCCCACCTCCGAGATAGACATAGAATTCTAGCCGCGGAGAAAGCCTGAGTGGGGCGACTTTCGGTTGGGCTGCGCTTCCTCACGCGGAACCCGGGAATGCTTTTCTAACGGCGGCAGTTCACGGGGATGACTGGATTGAGCAAGGCTAAGACATTGACAGAGACGAGGAGGATTCGCATCCTAGTCGCAAAGCCCGGCCTCGACGGTCACGACAGGGGAGCGCTTGTGCTCGCCAGGGCGTTCAGGGACGCCGGGATGGAGGTAATCTATAGCGGAATCCTCCCCACTCCGGAGCAGGTCGCCCAGATGGCCGTCGACGAGGACGTCGACGTAGTGGCCCTCTCTCTTCTCAACGGGGCGCACATGACAATATTCCCCAAGGTCAAGAAACTGCTGGAACGGAAGGGGGCGAAGGACATAATCGTGGTGGGCGGTGGGATAATCCCTGACGAGGACAAGCCGAAGCTCCTGAGGCTCGGAATCACCGGGCTCTTCGGTCCAGGCAGCTCAATCGACGAGATAGTCAACCACATCAAAGGCAGAGTGCTGAAAGAGAGAAAACATTAGCGACCGGTCGGACCCATCATTAGTCAGTGCTGTGTGAGTTCGATCAGCACCCTACCCGTGTCTTTGGGGTGCATGAAGTTCACCTTGCTCCCGAACTTCCCCGCCGCAGGTTTCTCGTAGAGGAAATGGAAGCCCTTCGCCTTGAACTCGGCCATGCTAGCCTCTATGTCCTCCACCTCGAACGCGATGTGATGGAGTCCCTCTCCTCTCTCGCTGATGAACTTCGCAATCGTGCTCTCCTCGTTAAGAGGTTCGAGCAGCTCGAGGTAGATCTCACCGACAGGTACCAGCGCAAGCCTGACCTTTTGCGATTCCACTTCGGTCCTCTTCTCCTCAACGGGCATCATCTTCTTGTACACGGCCAGAGTTGTCTCGAGGCTCTTCACCGCGATTCCAATGTGGTCTAGCTTCAATTCAACTACCTACAATGGGGCAGCGGGCCTGAATTCGCCGTATGCCTCTCTCAGTACATCGCTTATCTCGCCGACCGTGCACCTCGCCCTGACAGCCTTCATTATCGCGGGGGTAAGATTCTTCTTGGTGGGGGCGATGCTCCTGAGACCCTCTAGGGCGCCACTGACCTCTGACTCTTCGCGCCGCTTCCTGTACCGTCTGAGCTGGGCGACTCGGAGCCTCTGGATGCTCTCGGGAACAGATAGAACGCGGTACTTGGCAATCTTCTTGGGTCGAAACATGTTCACGCCTACTACAACCCTCCTCCCTGCCTCAATCTCGAGCTGCTTCTCGTATGCGGAACGGAGAATCTCCTTCTTGGCGTAACCTGTCTCGATCGCCTTCAACATCCCCCCAATCTTCTCTATCTTCTCTATCTCGGCAGCGGCAAGCCTATCGAGTTCCGAGGTCAGGTGCTCTAGATAGAAGGAACCCCCCAACGGGTCGGCCGAGGCCGTGATGCCAGACTCGAAGGCTATGATCTGCTGCGTCCTCAAGGCGAGCATGGCAGAGTGCTCGGTGGGGAGTCCAAGAGCCTCATCCTGGGAGTTGGTGTGCAACGACTGGGTGCCCCCGAAGGCTGCCGCGAGTGCTTGGATGGCAACCCTCACAACGTTGTTCTCCGGGTCCTGGGCGGTGAGAGTCTCTCCCGCCGTCTGCGTGTGAAACCTGAGTTTCATGGACTCCTCGTCCTTCGCCCCGAACCTTTCTTTCATTATCCGCGACCAGAGCCTCCTTGCTGCCCTGAACTTCGCCACTTCTTCGACGAAGTCGTTGTTGCAGGAGAAGAAGAAGGAGAGGTGAGGGGCGAACTCGTCGATTCCGAGCCCCCTGCTCAGCGCTTCCTGGGTGTACGCGATAGCGTCGGCAAGCGTGAAGGCAAGCTCCTGGACCGCTGTCGCCCCGGCTTCCCTGATGTGGTACCCGCTTATGCTGATGGGATGCCACTTTTGGTAGGTCCTGACAGAGTACTCTACAAGGTCGATGGAGAGCCGAAGAGATTGGGCTGGAGGATAGATGAACGTGTTCCGAGCGAGGTACTCCTTTAGTATGTCATTCTGTACGGTCCCTTTGACCTCCTCCGCTCTCGCGCCCTGCTCCTCCGCGATCGCGGTGTACATCGAGAACAGAATCGGCGCGGTCGCGTTGATGGTCATCGATGTGCTCACTTGTCTGAGGTCAATCCCGTTGAATATCTCGCGCATGTCATCGAGGATGCTTACGGCCACCCCCGTCTTCCCAATCTCTCCGAACGAGCGCGGGTTGTCAGAGTCGAGCCCCAGTTGAGTCGGCAGGTCGAAGGCGATGCTGAGGCCTGTCTGCCCCTGTGAGAGCATGTACCTGAGCCGCTCGTTTGTCTCCTTCGCAGTTCCGAACCCAGTGTACTGCCGCATCGTCCAGATACGCTTCCTGTACATCTCCGGGTAGATCCCCCGAGTGTACGGGTACTCTCCTGGCGTCTCTTCCCGTATGACGCCATCTCCCGGACCGTAGAATGGCTTTCGTTCCTCGGGGCCTTCGCTCAAGCTCTCTCCTCTAATCTCCTTGCGGCCTCTTTCATTTCCATCTTTCCCTCCAGCACCTGCTCCGCAAGCTTCTCCGCGTAGTCGCTGTCCACAACCCTCTGGAGTTCTTCCAGAAGCTCGTTCTTCGCCAGTTCAATAATCATCCCCTTCATCCCCCTTTTCCTGATTGCCTCCCCCTCCCTAGTGTGGAGCTTCGACCGCATCTCTTCAATCGTCTCGGTCAGCCTGTCTATCCCTTCCCCTTTCAAAGCCGAGGTCTTCAGGACGTACGGCCTCTTTCCCTTGATGTCCCTCACCATGGAGAGGAGGTTGACGACCATCAGCTCGGCCCCCTCGAGGTCGCTCTTGTTCACCACGTAGATGTCGCCTATCTCCATCAGTCCAGCCTTCGAAGCCTGGATGTCGTCCCCGAACCCCGGCGTCAGTACCACCAGGACAGAGTGCGCGATCTTCATCACCTCGATGTCAGCTTGGCCCACCCCTACTGTCTCGATCAGGATGATGTCGCAACCAGACGCCTCAAGAATCTGAATCACGTAGGGTATCGCCCGGTTGAGTCCGCCGGCCCAACCCCTCGAAGCCATGCTGCGAATGAAGACACCCTCGTCGGTAGAGTGCTTCAGCATCCTGACCCTGTCTCCCAGGAGCGCTCCGCCCGTAATCGGGCTTGTGGGGTCGACGGCTATGACGCCCACCCTCAGCTCCCTCGCCCTGAACGCCTCGATCAGTCTGTCGACAAGCGTGCTCTTGCCTGCCCCGGGCGGACCTGTGACCCCTAGCAAGAAGGAGCCCCTCTTCGACCTCGACAGAGCCGTAAGGACCAGGTCGGCCCTCTTTCCGTCGTTCTCGACGAGTGTTATCGCCCGGGCGATCGCGCGCCTGTCGCCGGCCATGACATCCCTTGCAAGAGCCGTTTCATCCATCCTACCCCTCCCCTCGTGAGAACCTCATTAGAACTTGGCCCTTGGTCACGCCTTCTCCCTCCTTCACAAGGACCTCCCTTACAGTGTGCTTGGCCTCAGCTCGGATGACTGATTCCATCTTCATCGACTCTATGACCAGGAGCGACTGACCCTTATCCACTCCATCTCCTGCCTTCACGTCAACTGAGACAATCTTGCCGTAGAGCGGCGAGGTCAGCGCGTCCTTCTCTGTTGTTCCCTGTGGGGTCTCGTCAGAGCCTGCCGGACCGGTGAGCAGTTGAGCCTGTGCCCTGCCCACGGTCACCGGATTCCCGTTTATGCCTAACTTCAGGACTGCCTCCGTCTCATCTTCGAGCATCACCCTCAGCTCGTCATCGTCGAAGTGCGCAAGGAATTCGTTTGTGGTTCGCCCCTTCTCAAGCCGGACCGCGAACTTCTTCCCGTCGAAAGCGACGCCCAAGTCCTCTCCCTGCGGCGTCACTTCGACGTCGACCTTCCGGCTTCCGGCGTACAGCTCAAACTTCATCGAAGAACCTCGCCTCTCGGTTCGTCGGAGGCAGCGCCCACCTCGACACTCCCTTCGTCTCGGTCTCGAGCTCGACGACTTTGTGGATGCCCTTCGCGAGCATCGCCGCCGCAATCACGAGCCCCTGATCCTCAAGTTGCTGCCTTTCAATCTCGGCTCTCTTTGCCATCTGCTCAACAATCCCCGTCCGTTCTATGAAGTCGGTGCCAAGGTCCCACTTCATGAAGGGCTCGCTCTGCAATAGAGTGGTGTGGAACGGGATCGTCGTCCTTATCCCTGTTATCGAAAACTCGGAGAGTGCGGCGACCATCCTCCGCCTGGCGTCCTCCAGGTCCTCTCCGCGTACGATAATCTTTGCAATCAGTGAATCGTAGAACTCTGGGATGACATAGCCGTCATACAGGGCAGTATCTACTCTGACGCCAGGACCTCCCGGCAGGTGCACGTGACCAATGGTACCGGCTGAGGGAGCGAAACCAGAGGCTGGATCCTCCGCGTTTATCCTGCATTCGATTGCCGCGCCGCTCCTCACTATGTCATTTTGGGCCAACGGAAGGCACCCCGTCGACGCGATGATTAGCTGCTGTCTGACGAGGTCCACCCCGGTCACCGCCTCCGTGACAGGGTGCTCGACTTGCAGCCTCGAGTTAACCTCCATGAAGTAGAAGTTGCCGTCTTTGTCCATGAGGAACTCGATAGTGCCTGCGTTCTCGTAGCCCACGGCCTTGGCCACCTTGACCGCGTATCCGCCCACCCGCTTCCTGATCTCCTCGGTGACAGCCGGGCTTGGGGTCAACTCGACGAGCTTCTGGTGCCTTCTCTGGATGCTGCATTCCCTCTCGCCAAGATGGATTGCGTTGCCCTTGCCGTCGGCGAGAATCTGTATCTCTATGTGCCGCGCAGGCGCGATGAGTTTCTCTATGTACATCCCCGCCCTTCCGAATGCACCTTTCGCCTCGTTTGTGGCGCGAGTAAAACCCTGCTTGAGTTCGTCTTCGCTTCTCACTTCCCTGATGCCTCTGCCGCCGCCTCCGTACGCCGACTTGAGCAGTATGGGGTAACCTATGGAATCGGCTATGCCCTTTGCTTCATCCACATCCTCGATTATCCTCTCGGTCCCCGGAGTCACGGGGACGCCCTGCGCCTTCGCCAGCCTCTTGGACTCGGTCTTGTTCCCAGTTGTCAGCAGTGTCTTCTCGGTTGGGCCGATGAACTTGATCCCCTCTTTCTCGCACGCGCCGGAGAACGTGGAGTTCTCTGCGAGGAATCCGTAGCCAGGGTGGACTCCTTCGGCGCCGCTCCGCTTGGCTATCGAGATGATCGACGCTATGTTGAGGTAGCTGTCGGAAGGCGGCGGGGAACCGACGCGGTAAGCCTCATCGGCGAGCTTGACGTGCAGCGCGTCCCTGTCTGCGTCGGAGTAGATGGCGACCGTGCTGACGCCCATCAGCCTGCACGCTCTGATGACCCTGACCGCTATCTCCCCCCTGTTTGCTATCAGGACCTTGTTGAACATGCGATCTCTTTACAACTGAATGTTTCCGTGCTTCTTATAGGGCCTGAACTCCCTCTTGTTTCTCAACGACCAGAGCGCCGACGCAAGCTTCGGCCTCGTTTCGGCCGGGTCGATGACTTCGTCTATTATCCCCCTCGCGGCTGCTGCGTACGGGTTGGCAAACTTCTCCCTGTATTCCCGAGTCAGCCTTTCTGCCATCGCCTCCCTGTCGCTGGCTGCAGC harbors:
- a CDS encoding prenyltransferase, giving the protein MPAIGRLFVVTGPWSFAMSFVAITVGTFVAGGLRVDPLLYFLSLAMVVPIHAGANLLNDCYDVITGADKPGALVLKPHPILSGILSLKSTLLYAAILMALGIAAGIGLYALGRPYSLVVASAAVALMLCYNVPPLRLKDRGLGELLVFLVWGPLIFLGSFYLQSDTFASMSVVYSVPIGLLVASVLLIDDIRDIEEDTSIGRVTIPILLGKERALRLYLWFIASSYIIVALFGVYFGRPLLLLVLLSAPASLALAKRFKTELPRVAPDKMAAKFMILFGLLYAVAIAI
- the mce gene encoding methylmalonyl-CoA epimerase, with the translated sequence MKLDHIGIAVKSLETTLAVYKKMMPVEEKRTEVESQKVRLALVPVGEIYLELLEPLNEESTIAKFISERGEGLHHIAFEVEDIEASMAEFKAKGFHFLYEKPAAGKFGSKVNFMHPKDTGRVLIELTQH
- a CDS encoding endonuclease III, which gives rise to MDGRTGLRISTILSRIRKMVYGSEDTRATALANLQESEEGDPFRILIGTILSHRTRDENTTRAVENLFSRYKTPQQLAHARVSTVKRLIRPSGFYNVKAKNIIRVSRQLLDDFGGKVPDDMDDLLKLHSVGRKTANCVLVYAFNTPAIPVDTHVHRISNRLGLVNTKKPEDTEAELARTVPKNYWLDLNDLFVRFGQTTCKPIGPRCGECSLTGACKYYRTVVAPKRKAS
- a CDS encoding methylmalonyl-CoA mutase family protein; the protein is MSEGPEERKPFYGPGDGVIREETPGEYPYTRGIYPEMYRKRIWTMRQYTGFGTAKETNERLRYMLSQGQTGLSIAFDLPTQLGLDSDNPRSFGEIGKTGVAVSILDDMREIFNGIDLRQVSTSMTINATAPILFSMYTAIAEEQGARAEEVKGTVQNDILKEYLARNTFIYPPAQSLRLSIDLVEYSVRTYQKWHPISISGYHIREAGATAVQELAFTLADAIAYTQEALSRGLGIDEFAPHLSFFFSCNNDFVEEVAKFRAARRLWSRIMKERFGAKDEESMKLRFHTQTAGETLTAQDPENNVVRVAIQALAAAFGGTQSLHTNSQDEALGLPTEHSAMLALRTQQIIAFESGITASADPLGGSFYLEHLTSELDRLAAAEIEKIEKIGGMLKAIETGYAKKEILRSAYEKQLEIEAGRRVVVGVNMFRPKKIAKYRVLSVPESIQRLRVAQLRRYRKRREESEVSGALEGLRSIAPTKKNLTPAIMKAVRARCTVGEISDVLREAYGEFRPAAPL
- the meaB gene encoding methylmalonyl Co-A mutase-associated GTPase MeaB → MDETALARDVMAGDRRAIARAITLVENDGKRADLVLTALSRSKRGSFLLGVTGPPGAGKSTLVDRLIEAFRARELRVGVIAVDPTSPITGGALLGDRVRMLKHSTDEGVFIRSMASRGWAGGLNRAIPYVIQILEASGCDIILIETVGVGQADIEVMKIAHSVLVVLTPGFGDDIQASKAGLMEIGDIYVVNKSDLEGAELMVVNLLSMVRDIKGKRPYVLKTSALKGEGIDRLTETIEEMRSKLHTREGEAIRKRGMKGMIIELAKNELLEELQRVVDSDYAEKLAEQVLEGKMEMKEAARRLEERA
- a CDS encoding cobalamin B12-binding domain-containing protein; amino-acid sequence: MSKAKTLTETRRIRILVAKPGLDGHDRGALVLARAFRDAGMEVIYSGILPTPEQVAQMAVDEDVDVVALSLLNGAHMTIFPKVKKLLERKGAKDIIVVGGGIIPDEDKPKLLRLGITGLFGPGSSIDEIVNHIKGRVLKERKH
- a CDS encoding NAD-dependent epimerase/dehydratase family protein produces the protein MNLLMGSTGFIGGHVVEYLFQQNEISKGAFRKGAHLKIMDLNGVQGVEADLLDHHSLHEAVEGVDTIYSMASPPPGATDDYRVNAEGIMNMLEVAQEMKVKTVVHLSTLDVYGFKVGEVTDSAEPRPSGAYQVSKLQADRALLEFAKRSQEPRIVIIRSARAVGSRDRILTVPLLRMVESGKVTLPESKEMSFSHPRDIAQAMYRAATGQSPSGTVYLLKSFDAAPEMLAKGIAEALGKSVVVKRQGLMSKGQLNPYASDQLKAALTIGAQESWTKLGYAPQFGLKQTCEDIAAWYRKEPWTVEQG
- a CDS encoding enoyl-CoA hydratase/isomerase family protein — encoded protein: MVSLVKSKEANGVFWITLNRPEKANAINFQMWRDISAKLDEGTASKKSSVIAITGTGKYFSAGEDLKDLMGASSFNAALDLFLGTMRPVFDKIFRCAKPVVAAVNGVAVGAGVELIFACDMAVAVPKATFALAQGKQGIGPALALTLGMVRMGKKRLAELGMTGRRFGAKEAEDWGLINGVARRGLEAEVERLAKEVAMTPPTLIRTMKEVMLREMTILGVESAFTSIAMYSQSEETREGINKFLSKRS